A region from the Streptomyces sp. 3214.6 genome encodes:
- a CDS encoding GntR family transcriptional regulator, translated as MAEQLAGLADDRALLGRTSTAERVSDILRSRIAEGYFPPGTRLSEDSIGGALGVSRNTLREAFRLLTHERLLVHELNRGVFVRVVTVEDVEDIYRTRMLVECAVVRGLGEPPYTLDGLRASVTEGQVAALENDWKELGTANFHFHRELVALAGSARTDELMRSVFAELRLAFHLVGEPRRLHEPYLQRNRQILQALEAGDRQGAAKLLETYLTDSLARVVEVYRRRVGEDSAP; from the coding sequence ATGGCAGAGCAGCTGGCGGGACTGGCCGACGACCGCGCCCTCCTGGGCCGCACGAGCACGGCCGAACGGGTTTCGGACATCCTCAGGAGCCGTATCGCCGAGGGCTATTTCCCGCCCGGGACGCGATTGTCGGAGGACAGCATCGGCGGGGCGCTCGGGGTCTCCCGCAACACGCTGCGCGAGGCGTTCCGGCTGCTCACCCATGAGCGTCTGCTCGTCCACGAGTTGAACCGGGGCGTGTTCGTCCGGGTCGTGACCGTCGAGGACGTCGAGGACATCTACCGCACGCGCATGCTCGTCGAGTGCGCCGTGGTGCGCGGGCTCGGGGAACCGCCATACACGCTGGACGGTCTCCGGGCGAGCGTCACGGAGGGGCAGGTGGCAGCTCTCGAGAATGACTGGAAAGAACTGGGTACCGCCAACTTCCACTTCCACCGGGAACTCGTGGCCCTGGCCGGAAGCGCTCGCACCGACGAGCTGATGCGCAGCGTCTTCGCCGAGCTGCGGCTCGCCTTCCACCTCGTCGGCGAGCCGCGCCGGTTGCATGAGCCGTACCTCCAGCGCAACCGCCAGATCCTGCAGGCCCTGGAGGCCGGCGACAGGCAGGGGGCGGCAAAGCTGCTCGAGACCTACCTGACCGACTCGCTGGCGCGGGTGGTCGAGGTGTACCGACGAAGGGTGGGTGAGGACAGCGCTCCTTAG
- a CDS encoding SGNH/GDSL hydrolase family protein, which produces MRRVRFVALGDSLTEGVGDPVGDGWRGWAALLADGLAGEAEGVEGVEGAAEGAEGPAAAVEFTNLAVSGAQTRDVLERQLPAGLELRPDLVSVVVGVNDTLRCTFDIHAVAARLDTVYGAFAEQGAVLLTACLPDPGATLGLPGALARPLARRQRAVNTVVHALSERYGAVHLHASEGAWLTDRAMWSADRLHPGERGHRQLAVRFHAVLAEAGLASGPAPSPEPAFPAPTTSASLWWLATAGTGWVARRCTDLLPQLLTLAADEMRHRARGTSARLDLRASAAVSAALAALSVAERQPDAA; this is translated from the coding sequence ATGAGACGCGTGCGCTTCGTCGCCCTCGGGGACTCGCTCACCGAGGGTGTCGGGGACCCCGTGGGCGACGGGTGGCGCGGCTGGGCCGCGCTGCTCGCCGACGGGCTCGCCGGGGAGGCCGAAGGGGTCGAGGGGGTCGAGGGGGCGGCCGAGGGGGCTGAAGGACCCGCGGCGGCCGTGGAGTTCACCAACCTCGCGGTCAGCGGGGCGCAGACACGGGACGTGCTGGAACGGCAGCTCCCGGCCGGGCTGGAGCTTCGGCCCGACCTGGTCTCCGTCGTCGTCGGCGTCAACGACACCCTGCGCTGCACCTTCGACATCCATGCCGTGGCCGCCCGGCTCGACACGGTCTACGGTGCGTTCGCCGAGCAGGGCGCCGTCCTGCTCACCGCGTGCCTGCCCGACCCGGGCGCAACCCTCGGGCTGCCCGGCGCCCTCGCCCGGCCGCTCGCCCGCAGACAGCGCGCCGTCAACACCGTCGTCCATGCCCTCTCCGAGCGTTACGGCGCCGTCCACCTGCACGCCTCGGAGGGCGCCTGGCTCACCGACCGGGCCATGTGGAGCGCGGACCGGCTCCACCCCGGCGAACGGGGGCACCGGCAACTGGCCGTGCGCTTCCACGCGGTGTTGGCGGAGGCGGGCCTCGCGAGCGGGCCCGCGCCCTCGCCCGAGCCCGCGTTCCCGGCGCCCACGACGTCGGCGAGCCTGTGGTGGCTGGCGACCGCGGGCACCGGCTGGGTGGCCCGGCGGTGCACCGACCTGCTTCCGCAACTGCTCACCCTGGCGGCCGACGAGATGCGTCACCGCGCGCGGGGCACCAGCGCCCGGCTCGACCTGCGGGCCTCCGCGGCCGTGTCCGCCGCGCTCGCCGCCCTGTCGGTGGCGGAACGGCAGCCGGACGCCGCCTGA
- a CDS encoding MFS transporter produces MSTTPPRQAPTTDDRATTAEHTRDSGALAWLRALGPRGRRAFAGAFGGYALDSYDYFTLPLSMVALAAYFGLDSGQTGLFTTVTLVASAIGGAVAGVLADRIGRVRALMITVITYAVFTVACGFAPTYETLLVFRSLQGVGFGGEWAVGAVLVAEYASAKHRGRTLGAIQSSWAVGWGLAALAYTLVFSFFGDDMAWRVMFWTGALPALLVVWMRRRVQDAPQATAAREQSARKGSFPAIFKGPLLRTTLFAGMLSTGVQGGYYTLATWVPTYLKSERGLSVVGTGGYLTFLISGAFLGYLTGGYLTDRLGRRRNIWLFALLSAVCILAYANIPSGADTLLLVLGFPLGFCMSAIFSGFGSFLSELYPTALRGTGQGFTYNTGRAVGAVFPTTVGFLADSWGVGGALVFGAIGYAIAALALLGLPETRGKELE; encoded by the coding sequence ATGAGCACGACCCCTCCACGACAGGCCCCGACCACCGACGACCGCGCCACCACGGCCGAACACACCCGCGACAGCGGCGCACTGGCCTGGCTGCGCGCCCTCGGCCCGCGCGGCCGACGCGCCTTCGCCGGCGCGTTCGGCGGCTACGCCCTCGACTCCTACGACTACTTCACGCTGCCGCTGAGCATGGTCGCGCTGGCGGCGTACTTCGGTCTGGACAGCGGCCAGACCGGCCTGTTCACCACCGTCACCCTGGTGGCCTCCGCGATCGGCGGGGCCGTGGCGGGCGTCCTGGCCGACCGGATCGGCCGGGTCAGGGCCCTGATGATCACCGTGATCACCTACGCGGTCTTCACTGTCGCCTGCGGCTTCGCGCCCACCTACGAGACGCTGCTGGTCTTCCGCTCCCTGCAGGGTGTCGGCTTCGGCGGCGAGTGGGCGGTCGGCGCGGTCCTGGTCGCCGAGTACGCGAGCGCGAAGCACCGGGGTCGCACCCTCGGCGCGATCCAGAGCTCCTGGGCCGTCGGCTGGGGTCTCGCGGCCCTCGCGTACACGCTGGTCTTCTCCTTCTTCGGCGACGACATGGCCTGGCGCGTGATGTTCTGGACGGGCGCCCTGCCCGCACTGCTCGTCGTGTGGATGCGGCGCCGGGTGCAGGACGCGCCGCAGGCCACGGCCGCCCGCGAACAGAGTGCCCGGAAGGGATCGTTCCCGGCGATCTTCAAGGGCCCACTGCTGCGGACGACGCTCTTCGCGGGCATGCTCTCCACCGGTGTGCAGGGCGGCTACTACACGCTGGCGACCTGGGTGCCGACGTATCTCAAGTCGGAGCGCGGCCTGTCGGTGGTCGGCACCGGCGGCTATCTGACCTTCCTGATCTCGGGCGCCTTCCTCGGCTATCTGACCGGCGGTTACCTCACCGACCGGCTGGGCCGGCGCCGTAACATCTGGCTGTTCGCCCTGCTGTCGGCGGTGTGCATCCTGGCGTACGCCAACATCCCGAGCGGCGCGGACACCCTGCTCCTCGTGCTCGGCTTCCCGCTCGGGTTCTGCATGTCGGCGATCTTCAGCGGCTTCGGATCCTTCCTGAGCGAGCTGTATCCGACCGCTCTGCGCGGCACGGGACAGGGCTTCACGTACAACACCGGCCGCGCCGTGGGCGCCGTCTTCCCCACCACGGTCGGTTTCCTGGCCGACAGCTGGGGTGTGGGCGGTGCGCTGGTCTTCGGCGCGATCGGTTACGCCATCGCCGCCCTGGCGCTGCTGGGGCTGCCGGAGACCCGAGGGAAGGAACTCGAGTGA
- a CDS encoding LamB/YcsF family protein — protein sequence MTATTATTAIDLNADLGEGFGRWQLTDDEQLLSVVSSANVACGFHAGDAATMRRVCELAAERGVRIGAQVSYRDLAGFGRRAMDVPSAELAAEVAYQIGALEVFARAAGARVAYVKPHGALYNRVVHDEEQAGAVVDGVLLADAALPVLGLPGSRLLELARKAGLPTVPEAFADRAYTEAGTLVPRGQAGAVVCDPDAVVERSVSLARLGRVTSHAGSSIEVRARSLCLHGDTPGAVELARRVRRRLEESGVRVEAFV from the coding sequence ATGACCGCGACGACCGCGACGACCGCGATCGATCTGAACGCCGACCTCGGCGAGGGCTTCGGCCGCTGGCAGCTGACCGACGACGAGCAGTTGCTGTCCGTCGTCAGCAGCGCCAACGTGGCCTGCGGCTTCCACGCCGGGGACGCGGCCACCATGCGGCGGGTGTGCGAGCTGGCGGCCGAGCGGGGCGTGAGGATCGGCGCACAGGTCTCCTACCGGGACCTGGCCGGATTCGGGCGTCGCGCCATGGATGTGCCGAGTGCCGAACTGGCCGCCGAGGTGGCGTACCAGATCGGCGCCCTGGAGGTGTTCGCCCGGGCGGCGGGCGCGCGCGTGGCGTATGTGAAGCCGCACGGCGCGCTCTACAACCGGGTCGTGCACGACGAGGAGCAGGCCGGCGCGGTGGTCGACGGGGTGCTCCTCGCCGACGCCGCGCTGCCCGTGCTCGGCCTGCCCGGCTCGCGTCTGCTGGAGCTGGCCCGCAAGGCGGGGCTGCCGACCGTCCCGGAGGCCTTCGCGGACCGCGCGTACACCGAGGCGGGGACACTCGTGCCGCGAGGGCAGGCCGGGGCCGTGGTCTGCGACCCGGACGCCGTCGTGGAACGGTCGGTGAGCCTCGCCCGCCTCGGCCGGGTCACCTCCCACGCGGGGTCCTCCATCGAGGTACGCGCGCGTTCCCTGTGCCTGCACGGCGACACGCCCGGGGCGGTGGAGCTGGCCCGCCGGGTCCGGCGCCGGCTGGAGGAGTCGGGCGTGCGGGTGGAGGCCTTCGTATGA
- a CDS encoding putative hydro-lyase: protein MTRPILAQDRRPPRTEDPPVAFVDEHAHAWRPETARARFRAGLTGPTAGVAAGHTQVNLISVPADWAYDMLLFCQRNPKPCPVLDITDAGSVTTVLAEGADLRTDLPRYRVWADGELVDEPTDVRAYWRDDLVSFLIGCSFTFERALSGAGVPIRHIEQGRNVPMYVTNRQCRSAGRLHGPMVVSMRPVPPQHLAAAIRESSLLPAVHGSPVHCGDPAGLGIEDLGRPDFGDPVEAAPDDIPVFWACGVTPQAAVKASRPPFALTHAPGQMFLTDARDEQYRVA from the coding sequence GTGACCCGTCCGATCCTCGCGCAGGACCGCCGACCGCCCCGTACCGAAGACCCTCCCGTCGCTTTCGTCGACGAGCACGCGCACGCGTGGCGCCCCGAAACCGCCCGGGCCCGCTTCCGGGCGGGCCTGACCGGCCCCACGGCCGGAGTCGCGGCGGGCCACACCCAGGTCAACCTGATCTCGGTGCCCGCGGACTGGGCGTACGACATGCTGCTGTTCTGCCAGCGCAACCCGAAGCCCTGTCCCGTCCTCGACATCACCGACGCCGGCTCCGTCACCACCGTGCTGGCCGAGGGTGCGGACCTGCGCACCGATCTGCCGCGCTACCGGGTGTGGGCGGACGGGGAGCTGGTGGACGAGCCGACGGACGTGCGCGCCTACTGGCGTGACGACCTGGTGTCGTTCCTGATCGGCTGCAGCTTCACCTTCGAGAGGGCGCTGTCCGGGGCGGGCGTACCGATCCGGCACATCGAGCAGGGGCGCAACGTCCCGATGTACGTGACGAACCGTCAGTGCCGGTCCGCGGGCCGGCTGCACGGCCCGATGGTGGTGTCCATGCGGCCGGTGCCGCCGCAGCATCTCGCGGCGGCGATCCGGGAGAGCAGTCTGCTCCCGGCGGTCCACGGCAGCCCCGTACACTGCGGCGACCCGGCGGGACTGGGCATCGAAGACCTCGGCCGGCCCGACTTCGGCGACCCGGTGGAGGCCGCGCCGGACGACATCCCGGTGTTCTGGGCCTGCGGAGTGACCCCGCAGGCCGCGGTGAAGGCCTCGCGCCCGCCGTTCGCCCTCACCCACGCCCCGGGACAGATGTTCCTCACCGACGCCCGCGACGAGCAGTACCGCGTGGCCTGA
- a CDS encoding 5-oxoprolinase subunit B family protein — MRVLSVGDDALLVEVASGAQAEALHAELLRRRAAGLLGAREIVPAARTVLLDGLTDPGRLAAELAAADVPPAPQREQDVVEIPTRYDGPDLAEVAAHWGVSEREVARIHAAAEFRVAFCGFAPGFGYLTGLPARYDVPRRATPRTAVPAGSVALAGPYTGVYPRSSPGGWQLIGTTEAVLWDHARVPAAMLAPGTRVRFVPADQADQTDQADQARPVGAV, encoded by the coding sequence CTGCGCGTTCTGTCCGTCGGCGATGACGCCCTTCTGGTCGAGGTGGCCTCGGGTGCGCAGGCAGAGGCCCTGCACGCGGAGCTGCTGCGCCGTCGTGCGGCGGGCCTGCTCGGTGCCCGTGAGATCGTCCCGGCGGCCCGCACCGTCCTCCTGGACGGCCTGACCGACCCCGGCCGGCTGGCGGCCGAGTTGGCCGCCGCCGACGTACCGCCCGCGCCGCAACGGGAGCAGGACGTCGTGGAGATCCCGACGCGTTACGACGGCCCGGACCTGGCCGAGGTCGCCGCTCACTGGGGGGTCTCGGAGCGGGAGGTGGCCCGCATCCACGCGGCCGCCGAATTCCGGGTCGCCTTCTGCGGGTTCGCGCCCGGCTTCGGTTATCTCACCGGCCTGCCCGCGCGCTACGACGTCCCGCGCCGGGCCACTCCGCGCACGGCCGTCCCGGCGGGATCGGTGGCGCTGGCGGGGCCGTACACGGGCGTGTACCCGCGCTCGTCGCCGGGCGGCTGGCAGCTGATCGGCACCACGGAGGCCGTGTTGTGGGACCACGCGCGCGTACCGGCCGCCATGCTCGCGCCGGGCACGCGCGTGCGCTTCGTCCCCGCGGATCAGGCGGATCAGACGGATCAGGCGGATCAGGCGCGGCCGGTGGGAGCGGTATGA
- a CDS encoding glycosyltransferase, protein MSPEVNGLGRAAGTCSGPLRIVRLANFVAPASGGLRTALRELGKGYRAAGHEPVLIVPGERVSDRETEQGRVITLPGPLLPGTGGYRVLTDKRRVARLLEELAPDRLEVSDRTTLRWTGKWARRARVPAVMVSHETADGVLRTWGVPEGAAGRVADALNLRTAHTYARVVCTTEFAEREFVRIGARNVVRAPLGVDLVERHPALRDAGLRAVHARADETLLVMCTRLSVEKRPGTALDALEALLRRGVRAVLVVAGDGPLRPRLEQRARERGLPVTFLGHVSDRGALGALQASADVCLAPGPAETFGLAALEAMACGTPVVASASSALPEVIGAAGATAADRGEAFAEAVEHLLERPPAARGEAARARAECFGWGTAVDAFLAAHDAMPPARSDAYDRPAPASAPAPAPATAPVAAPVRPFVPGGLG, encoded by the coding sequence ATGAGCCCCGAGGTGAACGGCCTGGGCCGCGCCGCCGGCACCTGCTCCGGGCCGCTGCGGATCGTGCGCCTCGCCAACTTCGTGGCTCCCGCCTCGGGCGGGCTGCGCACGGCCCTGCGCGAGCTTGGCAAGGGCTACCGCGCGGCCGGCCACGAGCCGGTCCTCATCGTGCCCGGCGAGCGGGTGAGCGACCGGGAGACCGAGCAGGGCCGGGTGATCACCCTGCCCGGGCCGCTGCTGCCCGGCACCGGCGGCTACCGCGTGCTCACCGACAAACGGCGGGTCGCCCGCCTGCTGGAGGAACTCGCCCCCGACCGCCTGGAGGTCTCCGACCGCACGACGCTGCGCTGGACCGGCAAGTGGGCGCGCCGGGCCCGGGTACCCGCCGTGATGGTCTCCCACGAGACAGCGGACGGCGTCCTGCGCACCTGGGGCGTGCCCGAGGGGGCGGCCGGACGCGTCGCCGACGCCCTTAATCTCCGTACGGCGCACACGTACGCGCGCGTGGTGTGCACCACCGAGTTCGCCGAGCGCGAGTTCGTACGGATCGGGGCGCGGAACGTGGTCCGGGCGCCGTTGGGCGTCGACCTCGTCGAACGGCACCCCGCCCTGCGGGACGCCGGACTGCGGGCCGTCCACGCGCGCGCGGACGAGACCCTGCTGGTGATGTGCACCCGCCTCTCCGTGGAGAAGCGGCCCGGTACCGCGCTGGACGCCCTGGAGGCGTTGCTGCGGCGCGGTGTGCGGGCGGTGCTGGTCGTCGCGGGAGACGGCCCGCTGCGGCCGCGGCTGGAGCAACGGGCCCGGGAGCGCGGGCTGCCCGTGACCTTCCTGGGGCACGTCTCCGACCGCGGCGCCCTGGGCGCGCTCCAGGCCTCCGCCGACGTGTGCCTGGCACCAGGGCCCGCGGAGACGTTCGGGCTCGCCGCCTTGGAGGCGATGGCGTGCGGGACGCCCGTCGTCGCCAGCGCCTCGTCGGCGCTGCCCGAGGTGATCGGGGCCGCCGGGGCCACCGCGGCCGACCGCGGGGAGGCCTTCGCGGAGGCTGTCGAGCACCTGCTCGAGCGCCCGCCGGCGGCCCGCGGGGAGGCGGCACGCGCGCGTGCGGAGTGCTTCGGCTGGGGGACGGCGGTCGACGCGTTTCTCGCCGCGCACGACGCGATGCCGCCCGCCCGGAGCGACGCCTACGACCGGCCTGCGCCTGCGTCGGCACCGGCTCCTGCTCCGGCGACGGCACCGGTCGCCGCACCTGTCCGTCCGTTCGTGCCCGGAGGCCTCGGATGA
- a CDS encoding biotin-dependent carboxyltransferase family protein, with protein sequence MSDRALCVVRAGALTTLQDRGRPGHAHLGVPRSGALDPPAAALVNRLVGNAPDAAVLETTLNGCALRPRCDVTVAVGGAPCQVTVDGRPVAWGAAVRVPAGAVLDVGPALSGVRGYVAVAGGIAVEPVLGSRSTDLLSGLGPDPLTDGTVLPLGQELAPHARVDVAPQPAPPAELVLRVTLGPRDDWFTADAVRAFTSRTFRVSSASNRIGLRTEGPALERALSGELASEGMVLGAVQVPPAGRPVVFLADHPTTGGYPVIGVVRATDLPAAAQAPPGTPVRFVAVRRR encoded by the coding sequence ATGAGCGACCGCGCACTGTGCGTCGTCCGCGCCGGGGCGCTCACCACCTTGCAGGACCGGGGTCGTCCCGGACACGCGCATCTGGGCGTCCCCCGTTCCGGGGCGCTTGACCCGCCCGCGGCGGCTCTCGTCAACCGGCTGGTGGGCAACGCGCCCGACGCGGCCGTCCTGGAGACCACGCTCAACGGCTGTGCCCTCAGGCCCCGTTGTGACGTGACCGTGGCGGTCGGGGGTGCGCCGTGCCAGGTCACCGTGGACGGCCGACCGGTCGCCTGGGGCGCGGCCGTACGCGTGCCCGCCGGTGCGGTGCTGGACGTCGGACCGGCCCTGTCCGGTGTACGCGGCTATGTGGCCGTGGCCGGCGGCATCGCCGTCGAGCCGGTCCTCGGCAGCCGCTCCACGGACCTGCTCTCGGGCCTGGGCCCCGACCCGCTCACGGACGGCACGGTCCTGCCCCTGGGGCAGGAACTCGCCCCGCACGCGCGCGTGGACGTCGCCCCGCAGCCGGCGCCCCCGGCCGAGCTCGTCCTGCGGGTGACGCTCGGCCCACGGGACGACTGGTTCACCGCCGACGCGGTCCGGGCCTTCACCTCGCGGACGTTCCGCGTGTCCTCGGCGAGCAACCGCATCGGGCTGCGCACCGAGGGGCCCGCGCTGGAACGAGCCCTGAGCGGGGAACTCGCCAGCGAGGGCATGGTTCTGGGCGCCGTACAGGTGCCGCCCGCGGGCCGGCCGGTGGTCTTCCTGGCCGACCACCCGACCACCGGGGGCTACCCGGTGATCGGGGTGGTCCGCGCGACAGACCTCCCGGCGGCCGCCCAGGCGCCACCGGGAACACCGGTCCGCTTCGTGGCCGTACGGCGACGGTGA
- a CDS encoding glycosyltransferase family 4 protein yields MRVVIVTESFPPDVNGVAHCAFQTARHLVDRGHAPVVVAPATAAGIGPDAEAPCPVVRVPSLPLPGYPQVRVALPSRRVAAAIAEHRADMVHLASPFILGVRGMAAAARLGIPAVAVYQTDLGGYARTYMGAGEAAAWRRIRSVHAAADLTLAPSSAALHDLDTHGVPRVKLWPRGVDTVRFRPDHRDEALRRALAPNGELIVGYVGRLAAEKQVELLADACGLPGVRVVVVGDGPSKPGLEEALPGAVFLGKRTGDELARIFASLDVFVHTGPFETFCQTVQEAMASGVPVIAPAAGGPLDLVAHGRTGLLVPPRDARAVREAVASLAADPAQRFAYGAAGRAMVEGRTWAAVGDRLIGHYQDVLAARRLVVAA; encoded by the coding sequence ATGCGTGTCGTCATCGTGACCGAATCCTTTCCCCCCGACGTGAACGGCGTGGCCCATTGCGCCTTCCAGACCGCCCGACACCTCGTCGATCGCGGTCACGCCCCCGTCGTCGTCGCCCCGGCCACCGCTGCCGGGATCGGGCCGGACGCCGAAGCGCCCTGCCCCGTCGTCCGAGTCCCCTCCCTTCCGCTCCCCGGCTACCCCCAGGTCCGCGTCGCCCTCCCCAGCCGACGCGTCGCCGCCGCCATCGCCGAACACCGTGCCGACATGGTCCACCTGGCCAGCCCCTTCATCCTCGGCGTCCGCGGCATGGCCGCCGCCGCCCGGCTCGGCATCCCCGCCGTCGCCGTCTACCAGACCGACCTGGGCGGCTACGCCCGCACCTACATGGGCGCAGGCGAGGCCGCGGCCTGGCGCCGGATACGGTCCGTCCACGCCGCCGCCGACCTCACCCTCGCCCCCTCCAGCGCGGCCCTGCACGACCTGGACACGCACGGTGTGCCCCGGGTGAAGCTGTGGCCGCGCGGCGTGGACACCGTGCGCTTCCGCCCCGACCACCGCGACGAGGCACTGCGCCGCGCCCTCGCCCCGAACGGCGAGCTGATCGTCGGCTACGTCGGACGGCTCGCCGCCGAGAAGCAGGTCGAGCTCCTGGCCGACGCCTGCGGGCTGCCCGGCGTCCGCGTCGTCGTGGTGGGCGACGGGCCGAGCAAGCCCGGCCTGGAGGAGGCCCTGCCGGGCGCCGTCTTCCTGGGCAAGCGCACCGGCGACGAACTCGCCCGCATCTTCGCCTCACTGGACGTCTTCGTGCACACGGGCCCCTTCGAGACGTTCTGCCAGACCGTCCAGGAGGCCATGGCCAGCGGTGTCCCGGTGATCGCGCCCGCCGCGGGCGGCCCCCTGGACCTGGTCGCCCACGGGCGCACCGGCCTGCTCGTCCCGCCGCGCGACGCGCGGGCGGTGCGGGAGGCGGTGGCCTCGCTGGCCGCCGACCCCGCACAGCGGTTCGCCTACGGCGCCGCCGGTCGGGCCATGGTCGAGGGGCGCACCTGGGCCGCCGTCGGTGACCGGCTCATCGGCCACTACCAGGACGTGCTCGCCGCACGCCGACTGGTGGTGGCGGCATGA